One genomic window of Erinaceus europaeus chromosome 7, mEriEur2.1, whole genome shotgun sequence includes the following:
- the TSFM gene encoding elongation factor Ts, mitochondrial isoform X1 — MSLLRSLRSCLPARSGSSPAGRLLSRPPPFLAGAGLSSSTSSKEQLLKLRQKTGYSFVNCKKALETCGGDLRQAETWLHEQAQKEGWSKISKLQGRKTKEGLIGLLQEENAAVLVEVNCETDFVSRNSNFQHLVQQVALGAMLHCQSLTEQLSTYRKGFLSSSELSELPAGPEHEGFLKDQLALAVGKLGEHMTLKRAAWVKVPSGFYVGSYVHGAMQSPSLQNLVLGKYGALVVCETSEQRADLEDLGRHLGQHVVGMAPLSVGSLDDAPGGEMETKMLSQPYLLDPSITLGQYVQPQGVTVVDFVRFECGEGEEEAEAE, encoded by the exons ATGTCGCTGCTTCGATCGCTGCGCTCCTGCCTGCCAGCACGTTCTGGGAGCAGCCCG GCAGGGCGCCTCCTCTCTCGGCCGCCCCCGTTTCTCGCTGGCGCCGGCCTGTCTTCGTCGACCTCCAGCAAGGAGCAACTCTTGAAGCTGCGGCAGAAGACGGGCTACTCCTTTGTAAACTGCAAGAAAGCTCTGGAGACGTGCGGCGGGGATCTCAGACAG GCAGAGACTTGGCTCCATGAGCAAGCCCAGAAGGAAGGCTGGAGCAAAATCTCCAAGCTCCAGGGAAGGAAGACGAAAGAAGGGCTGATCGGGCTGCTGCAGGAGGAAAATGCGGCTGTGTTAGTAGAG GTCAACTGTGAGACAGATTTTGTTTCCAGAAATTCAAATTTTCAGCACTTGGTCCAGCAAGTAGCCCTGGGAGCCATGCTGCATTGTCAGAGCCTGACGGAGCAACTCTCCACATATAGGAAG GGCTTCTTGAGTTCTTCTGAGCTTTCTGAACTTCCAGCTGGGCCTGAGCACGAAGGATTTCTCAAGGACCAGCTAGCACTAGCAGTTG GGAAATTGGGAGAGCACATGACTCTGAAGCGAGCTGCATGGGTGAAGGTGCCATCTGGGTTCTATGTTGGCTCTTACGTCCATGGAGCAATGCAGAGCCCCTCACTCCAAAACCTGGTGCTGGGGAAGTACGGGGCCCTAGTCGTCTGTGAGACGTCTGAGCAGAGAGCAGACCTGGAAGACCTTGGCCGCCACCTTGGGCAGCATGTGGTGGGCATGGCCCCTCTCTCGGTTGGCTCCCTAGATGATGCGCCTGGGGGAGAGATGGAGACCAAGATGCTGTCCCAGCCCTACTTGTTGGATCCCTCCATCACACTGGGACAGTATGTGCAGCCCCAGGGGGTGACTGTGGTAGACTTTGTGCGCTTTGAATGTGGAGAAGGCGAAGAGGAAGCAGAGGCTGAGTAG
- the TSFM gene encoding elongation factor Ts, mitochondrial isoform X2: MSLLRSLRSCLPARSGSSPAGRLLSRPPPFLAGAGLSSSTSSKEQLLKLRQKTGYSFVNCKKALETCGGDLRQAETWLHEQAQKEGWSKISKLQGRKTKEGLIGLLQEENAAVLVEVNCETDFVSRNSNFQHLVQQVALGAMLHCQSLTEQLSTYRKGFLSSSELSELPAGPEHEGFLKDQLALAVGMPPRPLTRERHMSVSDIWYGREQVKETTAVKLPSVSWGQV, translated from the exons ATGTCGCTGCTTCGATCGCTGCGCTCCTGCCTGCCAGCACGTTCTGGGAGCAGCCCG GCAGGGCGCCTCCTCTCTCGGCCGCCCCCGTTTCTCGCTGGCGCCGGCCTGTCTTCGTCGACCTCCAGCAAGGAGCAACTCTTGAAGCTGCGGCAGAAGACGGGCTACTCCTTTGTAAACTGCAAGAAAGCTCTGGAGACGTGCGGCGGGGATCTCAGACAG GCAGAGACTTGGCTCCATGAGCAAGCCCAGAAGGAAGGCTGGAGCAAAATCTCCAAGCTCCAGGGAAGGAAGACGAAAGAAGGGCTGATCGGGCTGCTGCAGGAGGAAAATGCGGCTGTGTTAGTAGAG GTCAACTGTGAGACAGATTTTGTTTCCAGAAATTCAAATTTTCAGCACTTGGTCCAGCAAGTAGCCCTGGGAGCCATGCTGCATTGTCAGAGCCTGACGGAGCAACTCTCCACATATAGGAAG GGCTTCTTGAGTTCTTCTGAGCTTTCTGAACTTCCAGCTGGGCCTGAGCACGAAGGATTTCTCAAGGACCAGCTAGCACTAGCAGTTG GGATGCCCCCAAGGCCTCTCACACGTGAAAGGCACATGTCAGTGAGTGACATCTGGTATGGGAGAGaacaagtgaaagagaccacagcagtgaagcttccttcagtgtcgtggggccaggtctga
- the EEF1AKMT3 gene encoding EEF1A lysine methyltransferase 3: MLMTQQAAVGQATPLKGPTVRSAGQGWAWRTRLGQTPHFSSLSGLAAQPCAAPALFSVPASARPGLTSWLQTPVHLQVRGTGGPSSSLSPLRPGQTEPEGGSSPPGSPSGEEAGLRATSRPVAPHRTLPRPETGPGPSADPRGVPTLRQMADPGADPEAEPESVFPREVGLFADSYAEKSRFCFCGHVLSITQNFGSRLGVAARVWDAALSLCNYFESQKVDFQGKKVIELGAGTGIVGILAALQGGDVTITDLPVALEQIQGNVQANVPAGGRAQVCALSWGIDQHVFPGDYDLVLGADIVYMEPTFPLLLGTLQHLCGPHGTIYLASKMREEHGTESFFQHLLPQHFQLELAQRDENENVNIYRARRREPRPA, translated from the exons ATGTTAATGACGCAGCAGGCAGCCGTCGGACAGGCCACGCCCCTTAAAGGACCCACAGTCCGTTCggctgggcagggctgggcaTGGAGGACCCGACTGGGTCAGACACCACACTTCTCGTCTCTAAGTGGGCTGGCTGCACAGCCCTGTGCGGCGCCCGCCCTCTTCTCGGTGCCTGCTTCTGCCAGGCCTGGTCTAACATCCTGGCTGCAGACACCTGTGCACCTGCAGGTGAGAGGGACCGGGGGACCGTCCTCGTCCCTGTCTCCTCTCCGCCCCGGTCAGACCGAGCCGGAGGGCGGCTcctctcctccaggaagccccagTGGGGAGGAGGCGGGGCTCAGAGCCACGTCGCGGCCCGTGGCCCCTCACCGCACCCTGCCCCGCCCTGAGACCGGCCCGGGCCCGAGCGCTGACCCGCGCGGCGTCCCCACGCTCCGCCAAATGGCCGACCCGGGCGCAGACCCCGAGGCAGAGCCCGAGTCGGTGTTCCCGCGAGAGGTCGGGCTCTTCGCGGACTCGTACGCGGAGAAGAGCCGCTTCTGTTTCTGTGGGCACGTGCTGAGCATCACGCAGAACTTCGGGTCCCGCCTGGGGGTGGCCGCGCGCGTGTGGGACGCG GCTCTGAGCTTGTGCAACTACTTCGAGAGTCAAAAGGTGGATTTTCAAGGCAAGAAAGTGATTGAACTGGGTGCAGGGACAGGCATCGTGGGGATCTTGGCTGCGCTGCAAG ggGGGGATGTTACCATCACTGACCTGCCTGTGGCCCTGGAACAGATCCAGGGCAATGTCCAGGCCAATGTACCGGCGGGAGGCCGGGCCCAGGTCTGCGCCTTGTCCTGGGGGATTGACCAGCATGTCTTCCCTGGAGACTATGatctggtgctgggggctgataTCGTGTACATGGAGCCCACCTTCCCACTGCTGCTGGGGACCCTCCAACACCTGTGCGGGCCCCATGGCACCATCTATCTGGCTTCCAAGATGAGAGAGGAGCACGGGACAGAGAGCTTCTTTCAGCACCTCTTGCCCCAGCATTTCCAACTGGAGCTGGCCCAGCGGGATGAGAACGAGAATGTCAACATCTATAGGGCCAGGCGCAGGGAACCAAGACCTGCTTGA